The DNA sequence CTCCAGGATTTTTTCATCGGCTTCATCCATCAGGCCCGAAAGCGACTTCCTCACCAGGCGGTACCCGTTAAAAATAATAACCAGGGCAAGGGCAATAGAAAGAAGGCTGTCTAACAGGTACCATTCCGTAAAACGAATAATAAGCAGGCCGGCTATCAGCACGCCGCTGCTGTAACAATCGGAAAGCAAATGCTTCCCGTCCGCATACAAGGTCAAAGAGTTAAGTTCCTTTCCCTTCCTGACCAGTTTAATTCCCATTAACAGGTTCCCCGCCAGCGACACCGTAATAATGGCAACTCCCCAATTCAAAGACTCCAGCTGCCTGGGCGACTGGATAACTTCGATGGAACCGATCAGAATGAACACGCCGGCTATCAGCACCAGCCCTCCTTCAAAACCTGCCGAGAAGAATTCGATCTTCCCATGGCCGTAAGGATGGTTCCTGTCCTTGGGTTTGGAAGCCAGATACACGCTGTAAAGAGCAAATGCGGTAGCGATCACATTAATAATGGATTCCAGTGCATCGGTAAGGATGGACCTGGACCCGGTGAGGTACCAGCCTGTAAATTTAAGCACGCAAAAAAGGAGGCTCATTCCGAGGGAAAGGCTGATCCATAAAATGCGCTGCCGGTTCGCGTTTTCCATGTACAGGCGCTAAGATACTCAAAACCCCTTCTCCGGGCAAAGGCTTCCGGGCAAGGCGGCCGCTGAGGGCGCAGTCTGTTCCTCTTGACATACGTGTCAGTTTTTGAAAATTCTTTTGAATATTGGGAATAGCGCGCCTAACTTAGGCAACGAGTTAATCTTTTGGCGCCATATTATTAACTCTTGGGATTGCCGAAAACCAATGTAATAGAGTAGGCTCATGTCTAATTAAAAACTATCATGGATTTATCATTCTTAACAGACCTCGTTCAGCAGATCGTTGACGTTGTAACCAGTCTTCTTTCTTCACTTTTGGGAGGTCTTTAATCAAAGACTGCTCCATCGCTGAACAAGCAAGAGCAAAAAAGTTAACCCCGCTATATGCGGGGCTTTTTTTTAATTAATTGAAATGAAATATGACATATATGTCATAATATTTTTATTTTTTTTGACAACTTGGATAATGCTTCTATCTTTATCCTAGGTTAATTTCTGGCGCCAAAAGAATTAACTCTTGGGATTGCCGAAAACCAAGAATAGAGTAAGCATTTTTATTAAAAAAACAACCCATGGATATCAACTTTAGCCTCGCTCAAGTGGTAGCACTTTTAACAGTTTTATTAGGAACGCTTTTGAGCGGTCTTTAATCATTAAAGGGCTTCAAGCTTTTCAGAAAGCTGGAGCCCTTTAAATTTCCTCCTGAAAAAGCTTCTACCTGTCTTATACCAGAAACAACCCGGATATGATACTGTCGGCATAAAGCTTCCCTTTCCGGGTGAGATATAATTTCCCGCCTTTTTCCTCCGCCCATCCCTTGCCGGTATATTCGCCTGCCGCCGCCTGCAATTCAGACAAGACTTCGTTTCCAAAATCCTCCGCAATTTTTTCGAGATCAAGCCCCCACATTGTCCGCAGCTGGGTCATGATCCTTTCGTTCACGCGATCATTTACCGTAAGCGATTCTTCCCCGGAAGGGAGTTCATCCAGCCCGATAGCCTGTATATAGGCATAGTTATTGGATTTATTCCAGCTCCGGGAGCGGCCATTATAAGAGTGTGCCGAAGGTCCGATCCCCAGGTATGCCTTTTCCTGCCAATAAGCCGTATTATGCCTGGAATGAAACCCCGGACGGCAAAAATTAGAAATTTCATAATGAAGAAAGCCGTTCCTCGCCGTTTCATCCATCAGTAATTCAAACTGCCTGGCGCCCTGCTCCCCGGAAGGGTTTTGCTCCTGTCCTTTTTTTATAAAGGAGGAAAGGGCGGTCCCCTCCTCTACCGTAAGGTTATAGCAGGACAGGTGTTCAATGCCCAGATCAATAGCTGTACGAATATTTTCCAGCCATTTCAGGTCACTCAGTAAAGGGAAGCCGTAGATCAGGTCCGCCGTCAGGTTGTCGAAGCCGGCGTTCCGGGCGCGCCGGATGCTTTCCAGCGCCCCGGCGGCTGTATGGGCGCGATTCATCCATCGCAAGTCCTCGTCAAAGAACGACTGTACGCCAATGCTAAGGCGGTTGATGCCGGTTTTGCGCAGCTCAGCCAGGTTAGCTGTTTCCAGGTCATCCGGATTCGCTTCCAGCGTGATCTCGCAACTTGGAGCCAGCGGATGAAACTTCCCGATCGTTTCGAGCAAGGCGCTGAGTTCCGCCGGGCTCAGCAGGGACGGAGTTCCTCCGCCTATATAAATGGTAGCAAGTTCCTCCCCTCCGAGGTAGTCGCGGCGAAGCCATATTTCCCGCTGCAGCGCCTCCAGCATCTCACCGCGGCGCTTCAGGTTGGTGCTGAAATGAAAATCGCAGTAATGGCAGGCTTTTTTACAAAAAGGAATATGAATGTAGATCCCCGGCATCATGCAAAGTTAGGAACATTCTTCCGGGGATACTACAAGCCAGTGTCGCAATTACTGAGATATTTCGGTTGAATAAAAGGGATAATCAATATAGCCCTTTTCTCCGGGGGTGTAAAAAGTACCCGGATCGGCTGCTTCCAGCTGCAGGTTATTCTGGATACGTTCCGCCAGATCCGGATTCGAAATAAAGGGCGCCCCGAAAGATACCAGGTGCGCCTGATCATTTTCGACGGCTTCGGCTGCGCTTTCAGCGGAATAGCCCCCGTTTGCAATGAACAGGTTCCTGAAATTGCTTCTGATCTTTTCAACAAGGCGCCGGCCTTCCTCAAGCTCGCGGGCCGCCGGCTCCACCAGGTGAATATAAACAAGATTCAGCTTATCAAGTTCAGCTGAAAGATAATCGTAAGTCTCAAAGGTCTCTTCATAGGGATGCATGCTATTGAAGGTACTATAAGGAGAGAGCCTGACGCCTGTTTTTTCCGGGCCGATAGCCCTGGCAATGGACGCTCCGAGTTCCAGGATAAACCTGCTGCGCCCGGCAATGTCTCCGCCATAGGCATCGGTTCTTTTATTGGAATGCGGGTTCAGGAACTGCCCGGGAAGGTAGCCGTTGGCGGCATGTATCTCTACGCCGTCAAACCCCGCTTCGACGGCGTTTTCCGCCGCCTTCACATACTCATTGATCGTTTGCTGAATATCCTCCGGGGACATTTCACGGGGAACGGGGAGAGCCTGCATGCCGTTTGTATCGGTCCACATCTCCCCTTCGGCCTGTATTGGCGAAGGAGCAATAACAGCCGTACCTTCCGGAAGGTTATCCGGATGGGCTACTCTGCCCGTGTGCATCAGCTGCAGGAATATCCTGCCTCCGCGGGCATGAACAGCGCCCGTTACCTTTTTCCAGCCGGCAACCTGTGACTCATTGAAGATACCGGGAATGCGGGAATAACCCAGGCCGGAGGGTGAAGGGGCCGTGCCCTCGGCAATGATGAGGCCGGCCGTAGCCCGCTGCGCGTAATAGCTGGCCATTAAATCATTTGGTACCGCACCGGGAGCCCTTGAACGGGTCATGGGAGCCATTACTATACGATTTTTTAATTCCAGGCCCTGAATTGCAAGCGGGCTGAAGAGCGGGGAGTTGTTGATCTGTGATTCCATAAAAAACAATTTTTGTTGTGACTAATTTCGTTTAAACAAATATTTGGGTAAATTTTTTTATTCTCTCAGTTTATCAAGCAAAAGGGACAGCTGCGCGGCTTCCTTCGCGGATAAATTATACAGGAAACTGTTGTGCTTTTCCAGCTCGGGCTGGATCTGCTCCAGGAGCGCAAGCCCCTCCGCAGTAATACTCAAGCCTACTTCCCGCCTGTTGAGTTCATTCAGTTCTCTTTTTATCAGGCCCTTAGCTACCAGCCGGTCACAGAGCCTGGTAAGGTCAGGGTTTTTATCCAGCATCACCTCTTTCACATCAGAGCAGCAGGAAACCTCGCCTTTCCGGCCTCTTAATATCCGGAGTACATTGTACTGCTGCTGGGTTATGCCAAATTGCTTGAGTACCATGGTTATGCGGTCTGTTAACCGGTTAAAGGTATAGACCATGTTTATCCAGGCCCTCTCCTGCTCATTCCGAAATTCCTTCTGGCGGATAATGTCTTCTATTTTCATAACGAAAGCAAAGATAGTGCAAATATTTGTTTGAACAACTATTGTTTAGTTTTTTTTAAATCCCCAGCCGGTACCGGCGTCAACGTCCAGTTGGACCCGACATTAACGCTTATGCGCGTGAATACGTTCGCAGATCAGTCGAAGCGAGGATTCAAGGTCTCCTCCCGCGGTTTTAAAGGAGTCAGCATCAATGGTCAGGGGCGCGCCCAGCACCACCATGGGTGCGCCATACGCCGGGCATTGTATAGCTTGCTCCAGGCTCAGTCCGCCAACCGCCTGCACAGGAACGCTAACCGCCTCCACGATTTCTTTTAACTGGTCAAGCGGGCTGGGCATGCGCGCGCCGGTGGCGGCGATGCCCCTTCGTTCATCGTAACCGATATGATGGATCACATAGTCGCATCCCAGTTCCTGCAGCCTTACGGCGGCCGCAACCATATCGGGGCTTCCCAGGTTATCTCCCATTACTTTTATGCCGAAATCGCGCCCGGCCTGTACCACGCATTTGATAGTTTCTTCATGGGCCCGGGCCATAACTACCACATGCGTCGCTCCGGCTCCGGCCATCATCTCCGCTTCCAGGTAGCCTCCGTCCATTGTTTTGAGATCGGCAACAATGG is a window from the Anseongella ginsenosidimutans genome containing:
- the hemW gene encoding radical SAM family heme chaperone HemW, with product MMPGIYIHIPFCKKACHYCDFHFSTNLKRRGEMLEALQREIWLRRDYLGGEELATIYIGGGTPSLLSPAELSALLETIGKFHPLAPSCEITLEANPDDLETANLAELRKTGINRLSIGVQSFFDEDLRWMNRAHTAAGALESIRRARNAGFDNLTADLIYGFPLLSDLKWLENIRTAIDLGIEHLSCYNLTVEEGTALSSFIKKGQEQNPSGEQGARQFELLMDETARNGFLHYEISNFCRPGFHSRHNTAYWQEKAYLGIGPSAHSYNGRSRSWNKSNNYAYIQAIGLDELPSGEESLTVNDRVNERIMTQLRTMWGLDLEKIAEDFGNEVLSELQAAAGEYTGKGWAEEKGGKLYLTRKGKLYADSIISGLFLV
- a CDS encoding orotidine 5'-phosphate decarboxylase / HUMPS family protein translates to MKPIVQISLDLTNIEEALETAEMALRAGVDWLEAGTPLILAEGLHGVKKLRERFPEVPIVADLKTMDGGYLEAEMMAGAGATHVVVMARAHEETIKCVVQAGRDFGIKVMGDNLGSPDMVAAAVRLQELGCDYVIHHIGYDERRGIAATGARMPSPLDQLKEIVEAVSVPVQAVGGLSLEQAIQCPAYGAPMVVLGAPLTIDADSFKTAGGDLESSLRLICERIHAHKR
- a CDS encoding alkene reductase, with amino-acid sequence MESQINNSPLFSPLAIQGLELKNRIVMAPMTRSRAPGAVPNDLMASYYAQRATAGLIIAEGTAPSPSGLGYSRIPGIFNESQVAGWKKVTGAVHARGGRIFLQLMHTGRVAHPDNLPEGTAVIAPSPIQAEGEMWTDTNGMQALPVPREMSPEDIQQTINEYVKAAENAVEAGFDGVEIHAANGYLPGQFLNPHSNKRTDAYGGDIAGRSRFILELGASIARAIGPEKTGVRLSPYSTFNSMHPYEETFETYDYLSAELDKLNLVYIHLVEPAARELEEGRRLVEKIRSNFRNLFIANGGYSAESAAEAVENDQAHLVSFGAPFISNPDLAERIQNNLQLEAADPGTFYTPGEKGYIDYPFYSTEISQ
- a CDS encoding MarR family winged helix-turn-helix transcriptional regulator — protein: MKIEDIIRQKEFRNEQERAWINMVYTFNRLTDRITMVLKQFGITQQQYNVLRILRGRKGEVSCCSDVKEVMLDKNPDLTRLCDRLVAKGLIKRELNELNRREVGLSITAEGLALLEQIQPELEKHNSFLYNLSAKEAAQLSLLLDKLRE
- a CDS encoding cation diffusion facilitator family transporter, whose protein sequence is MENANRQRILWISLSLGMSLLFCVLKFTGWYLTGSRSILTDALESIINVIATAFALYSVYLASKPKDRNHPYGHGKIEFFSAGFEGGLVLIAGVFILIGSIEVIQSPRQLESLNWGVAIITVSLAGNLLMGIKLVRKGKELNSLTLYADGKHLLSDCYSSGVLIAGLLIIRFTEWYLLDSLLSIALALVIIFNGYRLVRKSLSGLMDEADEKILEKIAELLNANRDPRWIDVHNLRVQRYGPDLHIDCHLTMPRELTFEEAHAEIGRFEQLLENSFEGHVEVFVHADPAAHKADMERPWTIRDIVTNKRHG